In Ailuropoda melanoleuca isolate Jingjing chromosome X, ASM200744v2, whole genome shotgun sequence, a single genomic region encodes these proteins:
- the LOC100466038 gene encoding LOW QUALITY PROTEIN: polyadenylate-binding protein 4-like (The sequence of the model RefSeq protein was modified relative to this genomic sequence to represent the inferred CDS: inserted 1 base in 1 codon), whose product MSASVPQFEMSTLYVGDLHPEVNEAMLYEKFSSAGPILSIRMCRDLLTRRSLGYAYVNFLVRANAEWALDTMNFDIINGKPLRILWSQRDPSLGKSGVGNIFIRNLANSIDNKSLYDTFSVFGNIVSCKVVTDENGSRGFGFVHFEKSEAAKRAIAKMNGILLKGSQVFLGQFKPRKVREAELRAKANIFTNVYVKNFGDDVDDECLKEVFGEFGSVLSVRVTIDESGKSKGFGFVNFENFEDAKKAIEGMNGKVLNGNQVYVYRAQKXLERQSELKHKFEQIKQCKLTKCKGANLYVKNLEDDIDDKPLRREFSLFGTIYSARVMMEAGHRKGFGFVCYTTPEEANKAVMAMNGKIVITKPLYVAIAQGKDERQAFLTKNYMERISAVRDGDNPILNYRKITSSNNIIPMLPQSQCGSAHLCKPVVRAKYHPSQNIHYAIHSATPKPSISTFIQPQVRGVKSTYQITNMTTSKIAVYPQTSALRPHANQRFKKVPGIADVRRPLKFKVGRPASIQKPIPVGHDISNVSVLASATTQKSILGEKLVPLVQSIHPTLVGKISGILLEMDDAEILHMLKYPEFLRAKINEVILILQSNQAQVIALKANNSTPSIQFM is encoded by the exons ATGAGTGCTTCAGTTCCCCAGTTTGAAATGTCCACACTCTATGTCGGAGACCTGCACCCCGAAGTGAATGAGGCAATGCTGTATGAGAAATTCAGTTCTGCTGGGCCAATCCTTTCAATTCGGATGTGCCGTGATCTGCTAACACGCCGCTCTCTGGGCTACGCTTATGTGAACTTCTTGGTGCGGGCCAATGCTGAGTGGGCTCTGGACACAATGAACTTTGATATTATCAATGGCAAGCCACTGCGTATTTTGTGGTCCCAGCGTGACCCATCACTTGGTAAGAGTGGAGTGGGCAATATATTCATCAGAAATCTTGCCAACTCTATTGATAATAAGTCCCTTTATGatacattttctgtctttggaaACATTGTTTCTTGTAAAGTAGTAACCGATGAAAACGGATCAAGGGGTTTTGGATTTGTGCATTTTGAGAAATCAGAAGCCGCTAAAAGGGCCATTGCAAAGATGAATGGCATTCTGCTGAAAGGTAGCCAAGTTTTTCTTGGGCAGTTTAAACCTCGCAAAGTAAGGGAAGCAGAGCTCAGAGCTAAAGCAAACATATTTACCAATGTTTACGTCAAGAATTTTGGAGATGATGTAGACGATGAATGTCTTAAAGAGGTTTTTGGTGAGTTTGGTTCTGTATTAAGTGTAAGAGTTACGATTGATGAAAGTGGAAAATCCAAAGGCTTTGGATTCGtgaattttgagaattttgaagATGCCAAGAAAGCCATTGAAGGGATGAATGGAAAGGTCCTTAACGGAAATCAAGTTTATGTTTATAGAGCCCAAA AACTAGAGAGACAATCTGAACTAAAACATAaatttgaacaaataaaacaGTGTAAACTCACTAAATGCAAGGGTGCTAACCTTTATGTGAAAAATCTTGAAGATGATATTGATGACAAACCACTGAGAAGAGAATTCTCCCTCTTTGGCACAATCTATAGTGCCAGGGTCATGATGGAGGCAGGCCACAGAAAaggctttggttttgtttgctaCACAACTCCTGAGGAAGCTAATAAAGCTGTCATGGCAATGAATGGAAAaattgtgatcaccaaaccactGTATGTAGCTATTGCACAAGGTAAGGATGAGCGCCAGGCTTTCCTCACCAAGAACTATATGGAAAGAATCTCAGCTGTGAGAGATGGAGATAATCCTATACTCAACTATCGCAAGATAACATCATCCAATAACATCATACCAATGCTTCCTCAGTCTCAATGTGGCAGTGCACATCTTTGCAAGCCTGTGGTAAGGGCCAAATATCATCCATCTCAGAATATACATTATGCTATCCACTCAGCAACACCTAAGCCATCAATCAGCACTTTCATACAGCCACAAGTGCGAGGGGTCAAGTCAACCTATCAAATCACCAATATGACAACCTCCAAAATAGCTGTTTACCCTCAAACTTCTGCCTTAAGACCACATGCAAACCAAAGATTCAAAAAAGTTCCAGGTATTGCAGATGTCCGCAGGCCTCTTAAATTTAAAGTAGGAAGGCCAGCATCTATTCAGAAGCCTATCCCTGTTGGTCATGATATTTCAAATGTGTCTGTGTTGGCATCAGCTACAACTCAGAAGAGTATCTTGGGTGAAAAGCTGGTACCTCTGGTTCAATCCATTCACCCAACTCTGGTTGGAAAAATCTCTGGAATACTGTTGGAGATGGATGATGCCGAAATTCTTCATATGCTCAAATATCCTGAGTTTCTCCGTGCCAAGATTAATGAAGTGATCCTTATTCTGCAGTCCAACCAAGCTCAAGTTATTGCCCTGAAAGCTAATAACAGCACTCCCAGTATCCAATTTATGTAA